The Anomaloglossus baeobatrachus isolate aAnoBae1 chromosome 5, aAnoBae1.hap1, whole genome shotgun sequence genome includes the window tattcccctctgtctccccctctcccgctctctctctctctctctcccactccccctctttaGCCCTCTCTCTCGTTATCCCTCTCTCTcggtctccccctctccctctctctttagccctctctctctcccactccctctctttctctctctgtctccccccctctctttttctcttctatGAATGCTGTTTCATGCTGCCTTTCCTCTGTAGATTGCCCGGATCTGTGTGTGGGTGAGAAGCTGGAGGATGAGCAGAGGTCTGGGAAGAAGAGGACCCGGGCCGCCTTCTCCCATGCCCAGGTGTATGAGCTGGAGAGGAGGTTCAGCCTGCAGAGGTATCTCTCTGGACCTGAGAGGGCAGATCTGGCCGCAGCCCTGAAACTGACAGAGACACAAATCAAAATCTGGTTCCAGAACAGGAGATACAAGACCAAGAGGAAGCTGATAGCCAAGCAGCAGGGGGTGAAGCCCCAGGAGGCCCCGGCCAAGCAGGTGGCTGTCAGGGTGCTGGTGAAGGATGATCAGAGACAATACTGCCCGGAGGACGCCATCTGCCCCTCTCTGCTGTCCTTATACCAGGCCTACCAGTATTACCCCTTTATATATCGCCTGCCTGCCTGGGCCCCCCACATCTAACACTGGGGAAAGAGACCACAGCCCTGAGCAAAGCAGCAACCCCAAACTGAGAAATGGAGGAGATACAGTCACCCACCCAGTTCTCATGAAGCAGCAACCCCCGAGGACTGGACACCAGGCATTCCGTGTATATTCTCTctactgtggaactacaagtcccagaaaggATTCACCTTCGTATCAAGGTTGCTGAGTCACAGGGATGGGGGGCGAGTGGGCTACAACATAGAACTGTGAATGTTGTAAATGTGGCACAACAGAGGCAAATACACATCAGACAATTCTACTATTTGACTCTGCAGATGTGGCAGGACTACAAAGCCCAGCATGTCCAGACAGCCACAGAGAGAGCTGTCATCTATCAGCAGCAAgtggaggagcacaggctgcccacTCCTGTCTGCCAATATGTAGCATTGGCCATTCCTCAGGAGAAGGGTCTTTTTTTCACCATAATCAGGAATGTCCCTACCAGTTCCAATGGATTCCAGGTAATATACAGGGGTCCCCAGGCTATACAGGCTATACAGGCTATACAGAGACCTGACAGCGACATACAGCCTGGAGACCTCGTATATTACATGGAATCCACTGGAATTGACAGGGTGCCAACAGGGGGATATTATCCACATATTATCCACATAGCAGCCCGTGTTTATGCCGGAGCATGAATGTCAAAGGACACTCATGTGCTCAGAATATATACAGGGGTGCCAGGATATACCCCAAAGTGTCCATGTGATCTATGAATGAGTCATATTCAGGGGGGCTCATCTCATACACAGTGCTGTCCATGTAATATGCAAAGATGCATATGGAACATACAGGAGCTTCTACAGGGGGCCATCCATATAAAGGGAAGCCCAGGACTTATACAGGGAAGTACATTAGGGTCCTCAGAGgtgcacacacatgcatacatgaatatatatatatatatatatatatatgtatgtgtgtgtgtatacctatatatatattggtattggaggtatgtatatatatatatatatatatatatatatatatatatatatatatatatatacatatatattacacccCTAATACCAACACTATATAATACCTAATATACTAATACCAacaatatatatggatatatatactcCTCCAATACCAACGATCCTGTATATGACctggatattaaatatatatattaaatatatatatttagggAGAGCGAGTACAGGTGTGgaaatacatgtatatatatatacacatatctgtAGATAGATATACTGTTACCAATACCTCTGTATATTACTGTCACAATAGACACTCCCTATATAAATCCTGAGGAcccctatccatccatctctctctctctctctctctctctctctctttctctctctctctctctctatacatacatatatgggTCCCTCTTAATCACATGGATCACCCTACACTTCCTTGTGTCCATATCACAGGCTTCATGTTATTTGCCGGTTTGTCCATATTTTGCATCCAGTTCTGCTGGGGCTGTTTTCTGCTTTCTGCTTTCGATGTGTAAATATTTGTGTGAATTTTCTAAATTAGAAAATATCTAACAATAATATTCTAATAATTAACATTTTGTAGCATTTGTTTGAAGTCGGGATTTTGCCCTCATTTGTAGGAATAGCTCTGACTGTGAACTGTTCTCTGTGATCTGGTGAATCCCACCAGGAGATCGCTCTGCACTTATTGTTTACTGTAAATATCGCGACTTATATTGTTAGATCCACTGAACATGATTGTAATTTATTAGTGAATAAAAAATGTAGCTTTGTAATCTAATGGGGTCTGTTCACTTCTTTATTTATGAGTTTAAGGGGGAacaaccaaaataaataaatacagtagatagatatctagatagataatagatagatattaggatagatggatggataatagatagatagatattaggatagatagatagataatagatagatagatagatagatagatagatagatagatagatagatagatagatattaagatagatagatattaggatagatagatagatagatagatagatagatagatagatattaagatagatagatattaggatagatagatagatatatagatagagggatagatagatactaggatagatggatgatagatagatagatagatagatggatagatagatagatagatagatagatagatagatggatggatagatagatagatagatagatagatagatagatagaaggatagatagatagatagatagatagatagagggctagataggtagatagagggatagatagatagatagatagatagatagatagatagatagaggggtagataggtagatagagggagggatagatagatagatagatagatagatagatagatagatgggaaaAACTAAAAGATATATCGATAGGTAAATAAATAGAATGATAGACATGAGATACAACGCTAGAAAGAGATATATAGAAATAGAAATGTATATGCAGTTTCAATGCAAAATAAAAGTATACAAAAACGAATACTAAAATAGTAAGCGATAATTATGCAGTTGGCCAAGTTCAAATATGAACCTTTGTTCTATTAATCACAGCTATAATGTGCAGTCCagaaatgttcccaataaaatcaatttctttaaatgaaaaatatacaattatgtgtaaaaaaaaatgttgggcGACTGTTTGATTTTAACtaaaatgataataataaaaataataataagaagaatacaTTGTCGATTTTATTACAGCCAAATTAATTCTAAGCAAAATATTTAAACAGTAGAtataaatacataaaaataaatttataataATGTTAGAAAATCACGTGGAAAACAATACACATAAAGAAAAAAACTGTTGTAAATACTATCTAACTTTATTAATTATGCTTACACAATGATGATGAACGGATGTATAAAATTAGTAAATAATACAAGAACAAATTTAAATAATATTAATTTAGGAAGAGTaataaataggaataaaaagagatATAAGTTTGAAATAATACTCATCATGATTACATTTCGATTATTTTAAAGTGcagaaaaatataatataaagttaaACAAGAATATGTACATTCATATTTCGTTTATATATGACTATATAGTATCCTGGAAATGTTTTATAAAAATGGATGACATTACAGATATCTAACATCTATAATATATCTATAAATCtgtgtattatctatctattatctatctgttatctatctgggtatttatctatctatctattatctatctctatctatctattatctatttatctatctattatctatctattatctatttattatgtattatctattatctatctatttatctatctattatctatctattatctatttatttatctattatctatctattatctatttatttatctatctgtcaCAGTTTTGTATAAGGCTCAGTTATCAAATTCCATATGGTTTCTGTGTGTTTCCTTCATGTATTGATGTTAATATTAATATCCCATGCTTTATTTCATGCCaaaaaaacgtacaaaaacgcggcaaaaaaaacgcagcgtgcgcacatatagCAGCGTTGCTGTACTGCTATACGGATGGCCACAATATTGTCATGAATATATGGCCTGCTTAGCATTTCCAGCTGTCCTTTAGCAGAGCTCAGCAGGGCATTCATGTACTTGTGGTCCTGCTGCATCAAAGGGAAGTCAGTACCCAGTACCAGTAATACTTTATGACCATTCATAGATATACAAATAAATTACTGGAATTGTGATAAATTTCTCAATATTTAGACCTTAATTACAAGTTAAATTAATTGTCTTTAGATTATAAGGTTTTAATAAGCCCAGTATCAAGGTTCTTAGAGGTTTCCATATCCATGTGTTGTTCAAATAGGTGGGAATTATGCATCAATGTAAACTTTCTCATAACTTGACCATTATATAGAGATGGATCTGcacgtatctatccatctatctatctatctatctatcctaatatctatcatctatatatcctAATAGCTATGTATGtaggtatctatgtatctatctctcaagctattatctatatatccctctatctatctatctatctatctatctatctatctatctatctatctatctatctatccctctatctatctatctatccatctatctatccctctatctatctatctatctatctatctatctatctatcctaatatctatatATCCTAATAGCTATGTATGtaggtatctatgtatctatctctcaagctattatctatctatctatctatctatctatctatccctctatctatctatctatctatctatctatctatctatctatctatctatctatctatctatctatctgtctagtgTGTACTGTGCTCCAGATACATAACTTCATGATACTTTAGCTGCTGCAGACCTTCATAACACACACCTCAACAACTATACAACCTCTTAATACATTCCTTAGCTGCTGAAGAAACTCTTAATACACACTTTAGCTGCTGCAGAAGATCTTCATGCACACGTCAGATGCTTCAGATCCTCTTTTCTAAGGTGACCTTGGCTGGTTTTGGAATCACACAGAATAGATGTGTTGCAGAAATAGTGACAATTAAATGTGATTCTTTCAGCCCTTGGGTCCGGTGTAATTTCCATTTGTTGCATTTCTAGAGTACATTTCTTTGTTGAATGCTTCATGGTTTGAATCTGGATGCCAGGAGCCACAGTCCGCCCCTGCACAATCCACACATATGTTCTCACCTGAGTCAACAAACAACCCATCCGTggcccctgctcccccctccccatCCATAAAACTAGTCCATAGTAATTGAAATACATCTTTAAACTGTGATAACATCAGCATTAATTACAATGTAGGTGGATTAGTAAATATTTACATTAGGGGGCTGGCTGCCTGTTTTAGTCTATGGCGTTTTTTAAGAATAGTGCTACAATAATAAGCTGAGCACATGGTGACTTGCTGCTAGGATCATTAAAAATCGATCAATCGGTTCTTATCTGGATAAAAACCTGGCACCAAGTGTTGACATAATCTGCAGTGCCCCTACtaggcacattattattattatttgttattattattattattattattattattattattattattattaataatgtgcCTAGTGAGGGCGCTGCAGATTATATCAACACTTGGTGCTGATTAGTGCATTGGTGCATTACACAGCATTCATTCTATTTAATGGACTGTATGTCTATTTTGTGGACATGCTGGGTCCTCCAGGACCCCACCAAAAGTCTCTTGGAAGAGAATCCCAAATGCAGCTTTTATCTATTAATTCTGAGTTTCTAATGAGGCATTGAAAAATGTTTTTTGTAAAccagacaataataataataataaaaaaaaaaataattttattcatttatatagcgctgttaattccacagcgctttacatacattggcaacgctgtccccattggggctcacaatctagagtccctaactctATGTCTTTGGATCCCTTTAATAATCACTTATGTTATTAAAAACAATCAATTTAGACAGATTGACAAGTTAGTGATCCACTTTACATGTTACATGATCCCAATTACATATCTTACATCTGTTCTCATGTAACCCAGCTTTCCTAGACTTCTGAGTGGCCATTGAAATACCCTGAATAGTCATATGACCGGACCTATGTCTATTCAGTTGCAAACTCTGCCAGTAAGAAAATGCATAGGGTGTGAATGAAGTGGAAATAATATCTGTTTACTGGAAAGGAAAATGCTAATAAAGGTAAATATAACAGATTCCTTGAAAACAAGGACTTCACACATCATCACAGGTTGAGAGCTTTGGCTCAGAATGAAGAATTATTCTAGAAATAAGATCCACTTGCTAGACATCATTGTTAATCTATGTAAACATATCATGGCAAGTGTCCAAAATCTGAATTAACGGGATGATGTGTGATGATGGCTGACATTACTCAGGCTCTGCTGCAGAAAGCTCCACTGTGCTACACTGAAATGTTTACTAAATACATGGACACTGCGGAGAGGAAGATTAATCACAGGATCCTCCGGAGTCCGCGATGTTTAATGTCTGGAATCGCCTCTATCATCGCCTCCTGGAGGTGCCAACATCACCAGCAAAGGGGGTTATAGCATCGCGGCTACACGCCTCTTATACCTTAGAAGAAGGAGGCAAATGTAGATACAATAATGTGATGACATGAATTAAAAGATTTAATGTCCACCATAACACAATATATAAAGATAATTtgagccactgtgtacatacattacattacttatcctgtactgttgtgagttacatcctgtattatactccagagctgcactcactattctgctggtgcagtcactgtgtatatacattacattactgatcctgcactgatcctgaattacatcatgtattataatccagagctgcactcacgtctgctggtgcactcactctgtacatacattactgatcctgtactgatcttgagttacatcctgtattatactccagagctgcattcactattctgctggtgcagtcactgtgtacatacattacattacttatcctgtactgatactgagttatatcctgtattatactccagagctggactcactattttgctggtgcaatcAATTTGTACATACActacattacttatactgtactgaTCCTGGTTCCTGAGTTACATCgtgtattatactacagagctgcacttactattctgctggagtcactgtgtacatacattacattacttatcctgtactgatcctgcgttacctcgtgtattatactacagagctgcactcacaattctgctggtggagtcatttTTGTACATACCTTTCAATACTGATTctgggttacatcctgtattatactccagagctgcacttactattctgctggtgcagtcactgtgtacatacattacattacttatcctgcactgttcCTGAGTGACATCATATATTctacttcagagctgcattcactattctgctgccaGGGTCAGAATCAGTACCTAAGTAAGTTTTCCTCTTTGTTGGTTCTCCAGTTCAGAAAATCCAAAGTGGAGATCATTTACAAATTTGGCTTCTGATTCATCATTAACGGTTTATTCCAAGTCACTTTTCTTTATGACTTGTGACTCTTGttgatttttttattaataaaaatggCGCACACGGATCGCAAAGCTCCAAATAGTTAGTTCTCTGCCTTTAAATTGGTTTAAattggttttgtttatttttagcCCAAAAAATATCCCTTGTTTTGCAACTTATGGCAAAAAATGTGCTACCCCCACCCCCATcccaggaataataataataataataataataataatttattaatttatatagcgctattaatgccatagcactttacatacattggcaacactgtccccattggggctcacaatctaaggtacaTAAAATCATTCCAGTGCTGTACTGGGGTAGAAAGTTTGGTCACATTtgatgaatccatccatccatacattgcAGAGATGATCCACTGGTGTGAATACGCACACTATAATGCTTAGTTTCTCCTATGGGGGCGCTGTAGGGAAACTAAGCTCTCAGCGCTAGGCTATTCCAGTGATCAGCAAGCTGTCACTTTACCATTCAGgagtctaggaaagctgggtgatctaTACTCTTGGTATTTCTTTCCCTGCATTGCAAGTAGCAGAATAGGACATTTTACACAACTTTGTCTTGAAGGAGGAGAACCCCGGATTTGGGGGATTTGGGGTTCCCGCTGTTATACAGTGTGATTCTCCCCCTAGCTGGGCACTGTCAGGAGCCGGGCACCCCTGTGTGTGTTTATTTGCCTGAGGGCAGAGAATACGTAAGAAAACCGCCCTAAGTAGCACTAGTCTTGGGATTATCCGGATATAAAATGTCCATTGTTCTATTTAgtgcatttttaccacaaaagcGGAAACATAAGATGTCCAATAATCGTCCATTTATGCTGCTGGATCCCCATTGTTGCAGTGAAGCAGAGGCTTTATCCCTCACCTGCTCCGACTCATAATATCATGGCTCCACTTTCCCGAGTATTTATACAGAGGGGAAAGACTCGTTCTCCACGTTCAAGTGGATGTTTGGGATGTGAAATTCCCATTCATAGAAGCCCCGAGTATAATAGTCCCCCCCCCCATCATGGCTGCATGCCTCCTGTACAATGGGATTAGCCCCGACCATCATCCGGCCGATTCCTCAACCCAGATATTCATAGAGGAGCCGATCAGCAGAACAATGCGCGCTAATGACATGAAGACATTTGTTTGCTTTTTTGCTTATATTTTTTGCTTATATTTGCATGCGCTTACAGAAATCTATAACAGCTGGAAGCAAGTGCAACTGGACACCAGGAAAGCAAAGAAAAGACTGGAAACATGGAAAAAAGTGTCAGGCAGTGTTCACACAGTGCAGAATAAACAAATGTCCTGCACCGAAAACCAAACCATCACTGCAATATAATCATAGCTGCACCATTACTATACTATGATTGCACCATTACTATACTATGATTGCACCATTACTGCCCCACTAAGTAATATCTACTGCACCATTACTATACTATGATTGCACCATTACTGCCCCACTAAGTAATATCTACTGCACCATTACTATACTATGATTGCACCATTACTATACTATGATTGCACCATTACTGCCCCACTAAGTCATATATACTGCACCATTACTATACTATGATTGCACCATTACTATACTATGATTGCACCATTACTGCCCCACTAAATCATATCTACTGCACCATTACTATACTATGATTGCACCATGACTGCATCATTACTGCCCCACTAAGTCATATCTACTGCACCATTACTATACTCTGATTGCACCATGACTGCATCATTACTGCCCCACTAAGTCATATCTACTGCACCATTACTATACTATGATTGCATCATTACTGCCCCACTAAGTCATATCTACTGCACCATTACTATACTATGATTGCACCATGACTGCACCACTAAGTCATATATACTGCACTATTACTATACTATGATTGCATCATTACTATACTATGATTGCACCATTACTGCCCCACTAAGTCATATCTACTGCACCATTACTATACTATGATTGCACCATTACTGCCCCACTAAGTCATATATACTGCACTATTACTATACTATGATTGCACCATTACTATACTATGATTGCACCATTACTGCCCCACTAAATCATATCTACTGCACCATTACTATACTATGATTGCACCATGACTGCATCATTACTGCCCCACTAAGTCATATCTACTGCACCATTACTATACTATGATTGCACCATTACTGCCCCACTAAGTCATATATACTGCACTATTACTATACTATGATTGCACCATTACTATACTATGATTGCACCATTACTGCCCCACTAAGTCATATATACTGCACCATTACTATACTATGATTGCACCATTACTATACTATGATTGCACCATTACTGCCCCACTAAATCATATCTACTGCACCATTACTATACTATGATTGCACCATGACTGCATCATTACTGCCCCACTAAGTCATATCTACTGCACCATTACTATACTATGATTGCACCATGACTgcatcattagtgccccactaagtCAAATCTACTGCACCATTACTATACTATGATTGCACCATGACTGCATCATTACTGCCCCACTAAGTCATATCTACTGCACCATTACTATACTATGATTGCACCATGACTGCACCATTACTGCCCCACTAAGTCATATCTACTGCACCATTACTATACTATGATTGCACCATGACTGCACCATTACTGCCCCACTAAATCATATCTACTGCACCATTACTATACTATGATTGCACCATGACTGCATCATTACTGCCCCACTAAGTCAAATCTACTGCACCATTACTATACTATGATTGCACCATGACTGCATCATTACTGCCCCACTAAGTCATATCTACTGCACCATTACTATACTATGATTGCACCATGACTGCACCATTACTGCACCACTAAGTCATATCTACTGCACCATTACTATACTATGATTGCACCATTACTATACTATGATTGCACCATTACTGCCCCACTAAATCATATCTACTGCACCATTACTATACTATGATTGCACCATGACTGCATCATTACTGCCCCACTAAGTCATATCTACTGCACCATTACTATACTATGATTGCACCATGACTGCACCATTACTGCCCCACTAAGTCATATCTACTGCACCATTACTATACTATGATTGCACCATGACTGCACCATTACTGCACCACTAAGTCATATATACTGCACCATTACTATACTATGATTGCACCATTACTATACTATGATTGCACCATTACTGCCCCACTAAGTCATATCTACTGCACCATTACTATACTATGATTGCACCATGACTGCACCATTACTGCACCACTAAGTCATATCTACTGCACCATTACTATACCTGCACCATGACTGCACCATTACTGCACCACTAAGTCATATCTACTGCACCATTACTATACTATGATTGCACCATTACTGCACCATTAGTGCCCCACAAAGTCATATCTACTGCACCATTCCTGCCCCACTAAGTCATATCTACTGCACCATTACTATACTATGATTGCACCATTACTGCACCATTAGTGCCCCACAAAGTCATATCTACTGCACCATTCCTGCCCCACTAAGTCATATCTACGGCACCATTACTATACTATGATTGCACCATTACTGcaccattaaagagaatctgtcaccaggtttttgctctcccatctgagagcataatgtagagacagagaccctgattccagtgatatgtcacttactgagctgtttgctatcattttgataaaatcaacgtttcctctgctacagatctagtagttatacagagctcataaatatgttggactacctggcaccaggccaaatagtcctgtaatgatagtCTCCTGCTgagtaaacagtgattttattaaaactacactaagcatcccagtaagtgacacatcactggaatcaggatctctacccctacattatgctgctctcagattagctggtgacagattccctttaacacaaatCTACTGCATCATTACCACCCCATTACTGTATCACTACTATACCAATCCTATCTCAGAACTGCACCATTACTGTATCACTGCAGCACCATTACTGTATCACTACTGCATCACTATAGCACCATTACTGTATCACTACTGTACCATTACTGTAACACTACAGCACCATTACTGTATCACTGCAGCACCATTAGTGTATCACAACTGCACCATTACTGTATCAATACTGCACTATTACTGGATCACTACTGCACCATTACTGTATCACTACAGCACTATTACTGTATGACTACTGCACCAATACTGAATCACTACAGCATCAATACTGCACCATTACTGTATGACTACTGCACCAATACTGAATCACTACAGCATCAATACTGCACCATTACTGTATGACTGCTGCACCAATAAGGCATCACTGCAGCACCATTACTGTATCACAACTGCACTATTACTGTATCACTGCAGCACCATTAGTGTATCACAACTGCACCATTACTGTATCACTACTGCTCTATTACTGGATCACTACTGCTCTATTACTGGATCACTACTGCACCATTACTGTATTACTACTGCTCTATTACTGGATCACTACTGCTCTATTACTGGATCACTACTGCACTATTACTGTATCACTACCGCATCACTACCTCACCATTACTGTATCACTACAGCACCAGTACTGCATCACTACAGCACCAATACTGCACCATTACTGTATCACTGCAGCACCCTTACTGTATCCCAACTGCACCATTACTGTATCACTACAGCACTATTACTCCATCACTACTGCACCATTACTGTATCAATGGCACACTATTACTGCCTCATTACTTCACTGTTACTGAATCACTACTGCATCATTATAGTGGAATTACTGCAGTACAACATTTGGTACTAATCCATGTAGATATATAATCATGACCCAGAGGAGGCTGTGAGATCTACAAAAATACATGTATTATTAGCATACTATTACCGCATCATTTCTGCCCCATCATGAGGACAAAGCGCACCATTTTTGCAAATCTGCAATTTTGTATTTACCTGTTAAACATTCACTATTATTGACGGTGGCTTCATAATGGCCCCTTCGGTTTTGCAGACTTAGTGCACAATTACCATAACAATCCCATTACAccatcacaacacaaacacattttTCTAATAAccccatttaaaaaaaatggcagctAACTCATatag containing:
- the LOC142313253 gene encoding homeobox protein zampogna-like, whose translation is MYECPTMSHKSVNPTSFSIRDILNMGCTNCSKDKSSDSEDPGQDESSEQPQTEIDAENYPGEKSSNLSAADIPSDHSPDPGKQSREEARWYSDQEPQSDDCPDLCVGEKLEDEQRSGKKRTRAAFSHAQVYELERRFSLQRYLSGPERADLAAALKLTETQIKIWFQNRRYKTKRKLIAKQQGVKPQEAPAKQVAVRVLVKDDQRQYCPEDAICPSLLSLYQAYQYYPFIYRLPAWAPHI